The proteins below come from a single Caloenas nicobarica isolate bCalNic1 chromosome 23, bCalNic1.hap1, whole genome shotgun sequence genomic window:
- the PEF1 gene encoding peflin: MAAFPGQGFPGAGQAPGAPLPGPYPGAPYGGGPPGAPYGQPPPGGPYGGGAAPGGPYGGPGPYGGAAPGGNAPPGVDPEAFSWFQAVDADHSGYISVKELKQALLNSNWSTFNDETCLLMINMFDKTRSGRIDVYGFSALLRFIQQWKNLFQQYDRDQSGSISFSELQQAFSQMGYNLSPQFSQLLLSRYAQRSSNPSIQLDRFIQICMQLQSTTDAFREKDTGLVGNVRLSYEDFLTMVMTRMM, from the exons ATGGCGGCGTTTCCGGGGCAG ggcttccccgGCGCAGGACAAGCCCCCGGTGCGCCCCTGCCCGGGCCCTACCCCGGGGCTCCCTACGGCGGCGGCCCGCCTGGGGCTCCCTACGGACAGCCCCCGCCCGGGGGTCCCTATGGAGGCGGCGCCGCGCCCGGAGGCCCTTACGGCGGCCCCGGGCCCTACGGAGGGGCGGCCCCCGGAG GTAATGCCCCCCCGGGCGTGGACCCCGAGGCCTTCTCCTGGTTCCAGGCGGTCGATGCTGATCACAGCGGGTACATCTCTGTGAAGGAGCTGAAGCAGGCGCTGCTCAACTCCAACTGGTCGACGTTCAACGACGAGACCTGCCTGCTGATGATAA ACATGTTTGATAAGACCAGGTCGGGACGCATAGACGTGTATGGCTTCTCAGCCTTGCTGCGCTTCATCCAGCAGTGGAAGAACCTCTTCCAGCAGTATGACAGGGACCAGTCGGGCTCCATCAGCTTCAGCGAGCTCCAGCAAG CTTTCTCCCAGATGGGCTATAACCTGAGCCCCCAGTTCAGCCAGCTGCTACTCTCCCGCTACGCCCAGCGCTCCTCCAACCCCAGCATCCAGCTCGACCGCTTCATCCAGATATGCATGCAGCTCCAGAGCACGACCGATGCCTTCCGCGAGAAGGACACGGGGCTGGTGGGCAACGTGCGCCTGAGCTACGAGGACTTCCTCACGATGGTCATGACCCGCATGATGTGA